One segment of Yersinia kristensenii DNA contains the following:
- the gpmM gene encoding 2,3-bisphosphoglycerate-independent phosphoglycerate mutase, with product MSSTKKPLVLTILDGYGYREEQQDNAILNANTPVMDRLWQQQPHTLIAASGLDVGLPDGQMGNSEVGHVNLGAGRIVYQDLTRLDKEIKEGDFFTNPTLTAAIDNAVKTGKAVHIMGLLSAGGVHSHEEHILAMVELAAKRGATAIYLHAFLDGRDTPPRSAESSLKRFTEKFAELGKGRIASIIGRYYAMDRDNRWDRVQLAYDLLTQAKGAFTADNAVAGLQAAYARDENDEFVKPTVIKAAGEADAAMNDGDALIFMNFRADRARQITRTFVNADFDGFKRDKVVNFGDFVMLTEYAADIKVACAYPPASLTNTFGEWLMKHDKTQLRISETEKYAHVTFFYNGGVEEPFKGEDRILINSPKVATYDLQPEMSSAELTEKLVGAIASGKYDVIICNYPNGDMVGHTGDYDAAVKAVETLDNCIEQVVAAVKAVDGQLLITADHGNAEQMSDPATGQAHTAHTSLPVPLIYVGNKEVKALSGGKLSDIAPTMLSLMEMEIPQEMTGKPLFIVE from the coding sequence ATGTCGAGCACTAAAAAACCGCTGGTTCTGACTATTCTGGATGGCTATGGCTACCGTGAAGAACAGCAAGATAATGCCATTCTGAATGCCAATACACCGGTTATGGACCGTTTATGGCAACAACAGCCTCATACATTGATTGCCGCTTCAGGTCTGGATGTCGGTTTACCCGATGGGCAAATGGGTAACTCTGAAGTCGGTCATGTCAATCTGGGGGCTGGCCGTATTGTTTATCAGGATTTGACCCGTCTCGACAAAGAAATCAAAGAGGGTGACTTTTTCACGAACCCAACGCTGACCGCAGCCATTGATAACGCGGTTAAAACGGGCAAAGCGGTTCATATTATGGGCCTGCTGTCTGCTGGTGGTGTCCATAGCCACGAAGAACATATTCTGGCAATGGTTGAACTGGCGGCCAAACGTGGTGCGACTGCTATTTACCTGCATGCATTCCTTGATGGACGTGATACCCCGCCGCGCAGTGCTGAATCCTCACTGAAACGATTCACTGAAAAATTTGCCGAATTGGGTAAAGGCCGCATCGCATCTATTATTGGCCGTTATTATGCTATGGACCGCGATAACCGCTGGGATCGGGTACAACTGGCCTACGATTTGTTGACTCAGGCAAAAGGCGCATTCACAGCCGATAACGCAGTTGCTGGCCTACAAGCTGCCTATGCCCGTGATGAAAATGACGAATTTGTCAAACCAACCGTAATTAAAGCCGCGGGCGAAGCTGATGCTGCCATGAATGATGGTGATGCATTAATCTTCATGAATTTCCGTGCAGACCGCGCTCGCCAAATTACCCGTACCTTTGTGAATGCCGACTTTGACGGCTTCAAACGCGATAAAGTGGTTAACTTCGGCGATTTCGTGATGCTAACGGAATATGCGGCTGATATTAAAGTCGCTTGTGCTTATCCACCGGCATCACTGACCAATACTTTCGGTGAATGGTTGATGAAGCATGACAAAACACAGTTGCGCATTTCTGAAACTGAAAAATATGCTCATGTGACTTTCTTCTACAACGGCGGCGTGGAAGAGCCCTTTAAAGGTGAAGATCGCATTCTGATTAACTCACCGAAAGTGGCAACCTATGACCTGCAACCGGAAATGAGTTCAGCAGAATTGACTGAAAAATTGGTCGGTGCTATCGCCAGCGGTAAATATGATGTGATCATTTGTAACTATCCGAATGGCGATATGGTCGGCCATACCGGTGATTATGATGCCGCGGTGAAAGCAGTAGAAACTCTGGATAATTGCATTGAACAAGTCGTTGCCGCAGTGAAGGCTGTTGATGGGCAATTGCTTATCACCGCCGACCACGGCAACGCTGAGCAGATGAGTGACCCAGCGACCGGCCAGGCACACACCGCCCATACCAGCCTGCCTGTGCCACTGATTTATGTCGGTAATAAAGAGGTTAAAGCCCTCTCTGGTGGCAAACTTTCCGACATCGCACCCACCATGCTGTCACTGATGGAAATGGAAATCCCGCAAGAGATGACTGGTAAGCCGCTGTTCATCGTGGAATAA
- a CDS encoding rhodanese-like domain-containing protein has translation MLQEIMQFISQHPVLSLAWVALFVAVIFTTFKSSLSKVKEITRGEATRLINKEDAVVVDIRTRDDYRKGHIASSINLLPSDIKSGNLAELEKHKAQPIIVVCATGTTSRASAELLNKAGFERVLTLKDGISGWSGENLPLARGK, from the coding sequence ATGTTGCAAGAAATTATGCAATTCATTAGCCAGCATCCGGTTTTGAGTTTGGCTTGGGTGGCGTTGTTCGTCGCCGTAATTTTCACCACTTTCAAAAGTTCGCTGTCAAAAGTGAAAGAAATCACTCGTGGTGAAGCGACGCGTCTGATTAACAAAGAAGATGCGGTGGTGGTTGATATCCGCACACGTGATGATTACCGCAAAGGTCATATCGCCAGCTCTATTAATTTACTGCCAAGTGATATTAAAAGCGGCAATCTGGCTGAATTGGAAAAGCACAAAGCACAGCCTATTATTGTAGTTTGTGCCACAGGGACGACCTCCCGTGCTTCCGCTGAGCTGCTGAATAAAGCCGGTTTTGAGCGAGTGCTTACCTTGAAAGACGGCATCTCTGGCTGGAGTGGTGAGAATCTGCCACTGGCGCGCGGCAAGTAA
- the grxC gene encoding glutaredoxin 3: MAKIEIYTKATCPFCHRAKALLNSKGAAFHEIAIDNDPAKREEMMTRSGRTTVPQVFIDGQHIGGCDDLHALDARGGLDPLL, from the coding sequence ATGGCGAAGATTGAGATTTATACCAAAGCAACCTGCCCGTTTTGCCATCGTGCTAAAGCACTGCTGAACAGCAAAGGTGCTGCTTTTCATGAAATCGCAATTGATAATGACCCGGCCAAACGTGAAGAGATGATGACTCGTAGCGGCCGGACGACGGTGCCTCAGGTATTTATTGATGGGCAGCATATCGGTGGCTGTGATGATTTACATGCCCTGGATGCGCGCGGTGGGCTCGACCCACTGCTTTAA
- the secB gene encoding protein-export chaperone SecB: MSEQNNTEMAFQIQRIYTKDISFEAPNAPQVFQQDWQPEVKLDLDTASSQLAEDVYEVVLRVTVTASLGEETAFLCEVQQGGIFSIAGIDGTQLAHCLGAYCPNILFPYARECITSLVSRGTFPQLNLAPVNFDALFMNYLQQQAEGEVEGAEQRQDA; this comes from the coding sequence ATGTCAGAACAAAATAACACCGAGATGGCTTTCCAGATCCAACGTATCTACACCAAAGATATCTCTTTCGAAGCACCTAATGCTCCGCAGGTTTTCCAGCAGGATTGGCAGCCAGAAGTTAAACTTGATCTTGATACTGCTTCCAGTCAGCTGGCTGAAGATGTGTATGAAGTGGTACTGCGTGTGACTGTCACGGCTTCTTTGGGCGAAGAAACTGCATTCCTGTGTGAAGTACAGCAGGGCGGCATCTTCTCCATCGCTGGTATCGATGGCACCCAACTGGCGCATTGCTTAGGTGCATACTGCCCGAACATTTTGTTCCCGTATGCGCGTGAATGCATCACCAGCTTGGTATCTCGCGGTACTTTCCCACAGCTGAATTTGGCACCGGTTAACTTTGATGCCCTGTTCATGAACTATCTGCAACAGCAGGCTGAAGGTGAAGTTGAAGGTGCTGAACAACGTCAGGATGCCTGA
- the gpsA gene encoding NAD(P)H-dependent glycerol-3-phosphate dehydrogenase — protein sequence MNTTHASMTVIGAGSYGTALAITLARNGHQVVLWGHDPKHIQTLQQDRCNQAFLPDVPFPDTLLLETDLACALAASRDVLVVVPSHVFGAVLNQLKPHLRPDARIVWATKGLEAETGRLLADVAREVLGESIPLAVVSGPTFAKELAAGLPTAIALASTDAQFSEDLQQLLHCGKSFRVYSNPDFIGVQLGGAVKNVIAIGAGMSDGIGFGANARTALITRGLAEMTRLGAALGADPSTFMGMAGLGDLVLTCTDNQSRNRRFGIMLGQGLGVQEAQDKIGQVVEGYRNTKEVLALAQRYGVEMPITEQIYQVLYSHKNAREAALTLLGRTKKDEKSGI from the coding sequence ATGAACACCACCCATGCTTCAATGACTGTAATCGGTGCCGGATCTTACGGCACCGCATTAGCCATTACGCTGGCGCGTAATGGCCATCAAGTTGTGTTATGGGGCCACGACCCTAAGCATATTCAAACTCTGCAACAAGACCGTTGTAACCAAGCTTTCCTGCCCGATGTCCCTTTTCCCGACACTCTGTTACTGGAAACCGACTTGGCGTGTGCGCTGGCGGCCAGCCGTGATGTGCTGGTGGTGGTGCCCAGTCATGTCTTCGGCGCAGTATTAAATCAGCTCAAACCACATTTACGGCCAGATGCGCGTATTGTTTGGGCGACCAAAGGGCTTGAGGCAGAAACAGGCCGTTTGCTGGCGGATGTAGCGCGGGAAGTGCTGGGCGAGAGTATTCCGCTAGCAGTGGTTTCTGGCCCGACTTTTGCCAAAGAGTTGGCTGCTGGTTTACCTACTGCAATTGCACTGGCATCGACCGATGCGCAATTTAGTGAAGACCTGCAACAGTTGTTGCACTGTGGCAAAAGTTTCCGGGTATACAGCAATCCTGATTTTATCGGGGTCCAACTCGGTGGTGCGGTTAAAAACGTGATTGCGATTGGCGCTGGGATGTCCGATGGTATTGGTTTTGGTGCCAATGCGCGAACCGCATTGATAACCCGTGGCTTGGCGGAAATGACCCGCTTGGGCGCGGCATTAGGCGCTGACCCCTCCACCTTTATGGGCATGGCGGGGTTAGGGGATTTGGTGCTAACCTGCACAGATAACCAATCTCGTAATCGTCGGTTTGGCATCATGCTTGGGCAGGGGTTGGGCGTACAAGAAGCACAGGATAAAATTGGTCAAGTGGTCGAAGGTTATCGCAACACCAAGGAAGTTCTGGCGCTGGCACAGCGCTACGGTGTTGAAATGCCTATTACTGAACAAATTTATCAGGTGTTGTACAGCCACAAGAATGCCCGTGAAGCGGCGCTGACCTTACTGGGTCGGACCAAAAAAGATGAAAAAAGCGGCATTTAG
- the cysE gene encoding serine O-acetyltransferase — MSSEELELVWSSIKSEARALAECEPMLASFFHATLLKHENLGSALSYILANKLANPIMPAIAIREVVEDAYRADEQMIISAARDILAVRLRDPAVDKYSTPLLYLKGFHALQAYRIGHWLWAQDRKALAIYLQNQVSVAFGVDIHPAATIGCGIMLDHATGIVIGETAVVENDVSILQSVTLGGTGKTSGDRHPKIREGVMIGAGAKILGNIEVGRGAKIGAGSVVLQAVPPHTTAAGVPARIVGKPESDKPSLDMDQHFNGVSHGFEYGDGI, encoded by the coding sequence ATGTCGTCAGAAGAGTTAGAGCTGGTTTGGAGTAGCATTAAATCAGAAGCGAGAGCACTGGCCGAGTGTGAACCGATGCTGGCAAGTTTTTTTCACGCGACATTACTGAAGCATGAGAATTTAGGCAGTGCGCTGAGCTATATTCTGGCGAATAAACTGGCCAATCCTATCATGCCCGCGATCGCCATCCGTGAGGTGGTTGAAGATGCTTATCGTGCTGATGAACAGATGATTATCTCTGCTGCTCGCGATATTCTGGCGGTGCGATTGCGCGACCCCGCGGTGGATAAATACTCCACGCCGTTGCTGTATCTGAAAGGTTTTCATGCTTTACAAGCTTACCGTATTGGCCATTGGCTATGGGCACAGGATCGTAAAGCACTGGCTATTTACCTGCAAAATCAAGTATCTGTCGCTTTTGGTGTAGATATCCACCCAGCGGCAACCATTGGTTGCGGCATCATGCTGGACCACGCCACCGGAATTGTCATTGGTGAAACCGCCGTGGTTGAAAATGATGTTTCCATTCTACAATCCGTCACTTTGGGTGGGACCGGTAAAACCAGCGGTGACCGTCATCCGAAGATTCGCGAAGGTGTAATGATTGGTGCGGGTGCAAAAATTCTGGGGAATATTGAGGTCGGACGTGGTGCCAAAATTGGTGCCGGGTCAGTGGTGTTGCAAGCCGTGCCGCCCCACACCACAGCCGCCGGTGTCCCCGCTCGCATTGTCGGCAAGCCAGAGAGTGATAAGCCTTCATTGGATATGGATCAGCATTTCAATGGGGTTAGCCACGGGTTTGAGTACGGCGACGGCATCTAA
- the trmL gene encoding tRNA (uridine(34)/cytosine(34)/5-carboxymethylaminomethyluridine(34)-2'-O)-methyltransferase TrmL, translated as MLNIVLFEPEIPPNTGNIIRLCANTGCQLHLIKPLGFTWDDKRLRRAGLDYHEFANIKHHHDYQAFLDSEKLDGAQSTGANAARLFALTTKGTPAHSAVEYQLNDYLLFGPETRGLPPNVLEALPAQQKIRIPMLAASRSMNLSNAVSVVVYEAWRQLGYPGALLKE; from the coding sequence ATGCTTAATATCGTTTTATTTGAACCCGAAATCCCGCCGAACACCGGCAATATTATCCGGCTATGTGCAAATACGGGTTGCCAGCTCCATCTGATAAAGCCTTTAGGTTTCACCTGGGATGACAAACGCTTGCGCCGTGCGGGTCTTGATTACCATGAGTTTGCCAACATCAAACATCACCATGATTATCAAGCATTCCTCGACAGTGAAAAGCTTGATGGCGCGCAATCTACCGGTGCAAATGCTGCCCGCTTATTTGCCCTGACCACCAAAGGGACACCCGCCCACAGTGCCGTCGAGTATCAGCTAAATGATTATCTGCTGTTTGGCCCAGAAACTCGCGGCTTACCGCCCAATGTTCTGGAGGCATTGCCTGCCCAACAGAAAATCAGAATTCCAATGCTAGCCGCAAGCCGCAGCATGAACCTGTCAAATGCCGTATCCGTGGTGGTGTATGAAGCCTGGCGGCAATTAGGTTATCCGGGTGCGTTACTGAAAGAGTAG
- the ada gene encoding bifunctional DNA-binding transcriptional regulator/O6-methylguanine-DNA methyltransferase Ada translates to MDNSSDPRWAAVVNRDKTADGQFVYAVKTTGVYCRPSCSSRQAKAEHIEFFADNVAAELAGFRPCKRCRPTQLSQAQQHVEKISQACRLIEQAEVPLKLSELAAELNLSTFHFHRLFKSITGLTPKAYATATRSARVRTQLAGEGSVTDAIFDAGYNSNGRFYEQSNQLLGMTPTRYRQGGRDVTLRFAVGESSLGAILMAKSELGICAILLGDSPALLVQQLQDKFPQAELIGGDAEFEQWFAQVVGLVEAPKLGLDLPLDIRGTAFQQRVWQALREIPAGETASYADIATKIGSPKAVRAVAGACAANILAVAIPCHRVIRQDGALSGYRWGVERKKYLLEKESQK, encoded by the coding sequence ATAGACAACTCGTCAGATCCACGCTGGGCCGCCGTTGTTAATCGTGATAAAACCGCTGATGGTCAGTTTGTTTATGCGGTGAAAACCACCGGTGTGTATTGTCGGCCTTCGTGTTCTTCCCGTCAGGCGAAAGCAGAACACATTGAATTCTTTGCTGATAATGTCGCCGCTGAACTTGCTGGTTTTCGGCCCTGTAAACGCTGCCGCCCCACGCAGCTATCCCAAGCGCAGCAGCACGTAGAAAAAATTAGCCAAGCATGTCGTTTAATTGAGCAAGCTGAAGTACCGCTCAAACTCAGTGAATTGGCGGCAGAGCTTAATCTCAGCACTTTTCATTTCCATCGATTATTTAAATCTATTACCGGATTAACGCCCAAGGCGTATGCCACCGCGACCCGTAGTGCACGAGTCCGCACCCAATTGGCGGGTGAAGGCTCGGTGACTGACGCCATCTTTGACGCTGGATACAACTCCAATGGCCGTTTTTATGAGCAATCCAATCAGTTGTTGGGCATGACGCCGACCCGCTACCGCCAAGGTGGCCGCGATGTCACACTGCGTTTTGCTGTGGGGGAAAGTTCTCTCGGGGCTATCTTAATGGCGAAAAGTGAACTGGGAATATGCGCCATTTTATTAGGCGACTCACCGGCCCTGCTGGTGCAGCAATTGCAGGATAAGTTTCCACAGGCTGAGTTAATTGGTGGGGATGCCGAGTTCGAACAATGGTTCGCGCAGGTGGTGGGCTTGGTAGAGGCCCCTAAGCTTGGGCTGGATTTGCCCTTGGATATCCGTGGCACAGCTTTCCAGCAACGGGTTTGGCAGGCATTGCGGGAAATACCGGCAGGCGAGACCGCCAGTTATGCCGATATTGCCACTAAAATCGGTTCGCCAAAAGCGGTGCGCGCGGTGGCGGGTGCTTGTGCTGCCAATATATTGGCGGTCGCGATTCCCTGCCATCGAGTCATTCGTCAGGATGGCGCATTGTCAGGCTATCGCTGGGGGGTTGAGCGCAAAAAATATTTGCTGGAGAAAGAAAGCCAGAAATAG
- the cpxA gene encoding envelope stress sensor histidine kinase CpxA — protein sequence MINSLTTRIFAIFWFTLALVLMLVLMLPKLDSRQMTTLLDSEQRQGTMLEQHIEAELANDPANDLMWWRRLYRAIEKWAPPGQHLVLVTTEGRVIGAQRHEMQMVRNFIGQSDNSDQPKKKKYGRVEMVGPFSIRDGEDNYQLYLLRPASSPQSDFINLMFDRPLLLLIATMLISAPLLLWLAWSLAKPARKLKNAADDVARGNLKQHPELESGPQEFLATGASFNQMISALDRMVVAQQRLISDISHELRTPLTRLQLATALMRRRHGEGKELERIEMEAQRLDSMINDLLVLSRSQHKNELHREPIKANELWSEVLEDAQFEAEQMGKTLEVTAPPGPWTLFGNPAALDSALENIVRNALRYSHHHIAVAFSSDNQGITITVDDDGPGVSPDDREQIFRPFYRTDEARDRESGGTGLGLAIVETAVNQHRGWVRAEDSPLGGLRLIIWLPLHPLKS from the coding sequence ATGATTAACAGTTTAACGACGCGAATTTTTGCGATTTTTTGGTTTACCCTGGCGCTGGTATTGATGCTGGTGCTGATGTTGCCAAAACTTGACTCGCGTCAAATGACCACCTTGCTCGACAGCGAACAGCGTCAGGGAACGATGCTGGAGCAACATATTGAAGCCGAATTGGCCAATGACCCGGCCAATGATCTCATGTGGTGGCGCAGACTTTATCGCGCCATCGAAAAGTGGGCACCTCCCGGCCAGCATTTAGTATTAGTGACCACCGAGGGCCGCGTTATTGGTGCCCAGCGCCACGAAATGCAAATGGTGCGTAATTTTATCGGCCAGTCGGATAACTCCGATCAACCGAAAAAGAAAAAATATGGCCGCGTTGAGATGGTCGGCCCCTTCTCCATCCGTGATGGCGAAGATAACTATCAACTTTATCTGCTGCGCCCAGCGAGTAGCCCACAATCTGATTTTATCAATTTGATGTTTGACCGGCCGCTGCTGCTCTTGATTGCGACTATGTTGATCAGCGCGCCACTGCTGTTATGGCTAGCATGGAGTTTGGCAAAACCGGCGCGTAAGTTGAAAAATGCCGCTGACGACGTAGCGCGTGGCAACCTGAAACAGCACCCTGAGTTGGAATCCGGCCCACAAGAGTTTTTAGCCACCGGTGCCAGTTTCAACCAGATGATCAGTGCGCTCGACCGAATGGTGGTGGCCCAACAACGGCTGATTTCTGATATCTCCCATGAGTTACGAACGCCACTAACCCGCTTGCAACTGGCCACTGCGCTGATGCGCCGCCGCCATGGCGAGGGGAAAGAACTGGAGCGTATCGAAATGGAAGCGCAGCGGTTAGATAGCATGATCAATGATTTGCTGGTGTTATCTCGCAGTCAGCATAAAAACGAGCTACATCGCGAGCCGATTAAGGCCAATGAACTTTGGTCTGAAGTGCTGGAAGACGCGCAGTTCGAAGCTGAACAAATGGGGAAAACACTGGAAGTGACCGCCCCTCCAGGGCCATGGACCTTATTTGGCAACCCGGCAGCCCTCGACAGTGCGCTGGAGAATATCGTGCGTAATGCGCTGCGTTATTCCCATCATCACATTGCCGTGGCGTTCAGCTCGGATAATCAGGGGATAACTATCACTGTCGATGATGATGGGCCAGGTGTCAGCCCAGATGACCGTGAACAGATATTCCGACCATTCTACCGCACCGATGAAGCACGAGATCGCGAATCCGGCGGGACAGGTTTGGGGCTGGCGATTGTAGAAACGGCGGTTAATCAGCATCGTGGTTGGGTAAGAGCCGAAGACAGCCCATTAGGGGGCCTGCGCCTGATTATCTGGTTGCCGCTGCATCCACTTAAATCTTAA
- the cpxR gene encoding envelope stress response regulator transcription factor CpxR, translated as MHKILLVDDDRELTALLKELLEMEGFNVVVAHDGEQALNLLDSSIDLLLLDIMMPRKNGIETLKELRQHHQTPVIMLTARGSELDRVLGLELGADDYLAKPFNDRELVARIRAILRRSNWSEQQQNVDQGAPILDVDCLQLNPGRQEASFEGQSLELTGTEFTLLYLLAQHLGQVVSREHLSQEVLGKRLTPFDRAIDMHISNLRRKLPDRKDGLPWFKTLRGRGYLMVSET; from the coding sequence ATGCATAAAATCCTATTAGTTGATGATGACCGTGAACTGACAGCGCTGTTGAAAGAATTACTGGAAATGGAAGGTTTTAATGTTGTTGTTGCTCACGATGGCGAACAGGCATTGAACCTGCTAGATAGCTCTATCGACTTGTTATTACTCGATATTATGATGCCGCGCAAAAACGGCATCGAAACCTTGAAAGAGTTACGCCAGCACCACCAGACCCCGGTGATTATGCTGACAGCTCGGGGTAGTGAGCTGGATCGGGTACTCGGTCTGGAGCTGGGTGCGGACGATTATCTGGCGAAGCCCTTTAATGACCGTGAGCTGGTAGCCCGCATTCGAGCTATTTTACGCCGCTCGAATTGGAGTGAGCAGCAGCAAAATGTCGACCAAGGCGCGCCAATACTGGATGTTGATTGCCTGCAATTGAACCCAGGCCGTCAGGAAGCCAGCTTTGAGGGCCAATCGCTGGAATTAACCGGCACGGAATTTACCTTACTCTACCTGTTGGCTCAGCATCTCGGCCAAGTGGTCTCGCGCGAACATCTCAGCCAGGAAGTGTTGGGGAAACGATTAACACCTTTTGACCGTGCCATTGATATGCATATTTCAAACTTGCGCCGCAAGTTGCCGGATCGCAAAGACGGGCTACCTTGGTTTAAAACGCTGCGCGGTCGCGGGTATCTGATGGTCTCGGAAACATGA
- the cpxP gene encoding cell-envelope stress modulator CpxP, which yields MRKVTKVATLIMASMLVIGSQAAFAADKAGATDGWCHGDGAMMNKKDGRGHHNMFDGVNLTEQQRQQMRDLMRQSRQEQPRVNLAEREAMHKLVTADKFDEAAVRAQAEKMSKDQIDRQVEMAKVRNQMFNLLTPEQKAVLNQKHQQRIEQMQQAPAAQPSSAQK from the coding sequence ATGCGCAAAGTAACTAAAGTAGCAACGTTAATCATGGCGTCAATGTTAGTTATCGGCTCTCAAGCCGCCTTCGCTGCCGATAAGGCCGGGGCCACTGATGGCTGGTGCCACGGTGACGGTGCGATGATGAACAAGAAAGATGGCCGTGGTCACCATAACATGTTTGATGGCGTCAATCTGACAGAACAGCAACGCCAGCAAATGCGTGACCTGATGCGTCAGTCTCGCCAAGAGCAACCACGCGTCAATCTGGCTGAACGCGAAGCCATGCACAAGTTGGTCACCGCGGATAAATTCGACGAAGCTGCGGTAAGAGCGCAGGCCGAGAAAATGTCCAAAGACCAGATTGATCGTCAGGTCGAAATGGCCAAAGTTCGTAACCAAATGTTTAACTTGCTCACTCCAGAGCAAAAAGCTGTCTTGAACCAAAAGCACCAGCAGCGTATTGAACAAATGCAGCAGGCGCCAGCAGCACAACCCTCTTCTGCCCAGAAGTAA
- the fieF gene encoding CDF family cation-efflux transporter FieF (FieF, a metal efflux transporter, is a member of the CDF (cation diffusion facilitator) family of transporters.) produces the protein MDPQYARLVKAAALSATVLASILLIIKIFAWWHTGSVSLLAALVDSLVDLAASLTNLFVVRYSLQPADEEHTFGHGKAESLAALAQSMFISGSALFLFLTGFQHLASPTPLQDPGIGIWVTLIALFSTMILVTFQRWVVRKTQSQAIRADMLHYQSDVMMNGAILIALALSWYGFHRADALFALGIGVYILYSALRMGYEAVQALLDRALPDDERQEIINIVTSWPGVIGAHDLRTRQSGPTRFIQLHLEMEDMMPLMEAHILADQVERALLHRFPGADVLIHQDPTAVVPKERHAHWEL, from the coding sequence ATGGATCCGCAATATGCGCGCCTGGTAAAAGCTGCTGCGCTCAGCGCCACTGTGCTGGCATCAATCTTACTGATAATTAAAATTTTTGCCTGGTGGCATACCGGATCAGTGAGTTTGTTGGCTGCGTTAGTTGACTCACTGGTGGATCTGGCTGCCTCTTTAACCAATCTTTTTGTGGTGCGTTACTCGCTGCAACCGGCTGATGAAGAACATACTTTTGGCCATGGTAAAGCGGAGTCGCTGGCTGCGCTGGCGCAAAGTATGTTTATTTCCGGCTCGGCATTATTTCTGTTCCTGACGGGTTTCCAACATTTGGCATCACCGACGCCGCTGCAAGATCCTGGTATAGGTATTTGGGTAACGTTAATTGCATTATTCAGTACAATGATATTAGTCACTTTTCAGCGCTGGGTGGTACGAAAAACTCAGAGTCAGGCCATTCGTGCCGATATGTTGCACTATCAATCTGACGTCATGATGAATGGTGCTATTCTTATTGCATTAGCATTAAGTTGGTATGGCTTTCATCGTGCGGATGCGTTGTTTGCATTGGGGATTGGGGTTTATATTCTCTATAGCGCATTGCGTATGGGTTATGAAGCGGTGCAAGCTTTGCTGGATCGCGCTTTGCCAGATGATGAGCGGCAGGAAATTATCAATATTGTGACGTCATGGCCGGGTGTGATTGGCGCTCATGACTTGCGTACTCGCCAGTCGGGGCCAACACGCTTTATTCAACTTCATCTTGAAATGGAGGATATGATGCCGTTGATGGAGGCGCATATTTTGGCTGATCAAGTGGAGCGGGCATTATTGCACCGTTTTCCTGGCGCAGATGTGCTTATCCATCAAGACCCTACTGCTGTGGTACCCAAAGAACGCCATGCGCATTGGGAGTTATAA